One Methylomonas sp. LL1 DNA window includes the following coding sequences:
- a CDS encoding extracellular solute-binding protein → MNTKLSKWLFHSLCALLLILAQPGKVRAEGTTLRVLAWPGYADANVVAMFERRFKVEVEVTSVSSDDDLWHKISTGKFDVFAVNTAELQRYIKHNLAVPIDLGNIPNHAGQLPRFLNLAEIPGLVHHNNVYAIPYTYSEMGLIYNRKTVKTIPDSMSAMWDPDYRGRVLAFNASNHNFSVVGLLMGVQNPFNMNDAELGQAAKQLIGLRRNVLTFYATAEEAAALFAKYDIALIFGNYGAQQLKTLREQGADIGYIIPKEGALAWLDCWAITPEAGNKKLAEQWIDFMLEKTISQQLTDKHGLANTITPFPESRHNDKIIWLEPLAEPIKRKELWDRIISGDSPETF, encoded by the coding sequence ATGAACACCAAGCTTTCGAAATGGCTGTTTCATAGTCTTTGTGCCCTACTGCTGATACTTGCCCAACCGGGCAAGGTTCGCGCCGAGGGAACAACCTTGCGGGTGCTGGCTTGGCCCGGCTATGCCGATGCCAATGTGGTCGCAATGTTTGAACGGCGCTTCAAGGTTGAAGTCGAGGTAACCTCCGTCAGTTCGGACGACGACCTCTGGCATAAAATCAGCACGGGTAAATTCGATGTATTCGCCGTCAACACGGCGGAATTACAACGCTATATCAAGCACAATCTGGCGGTACCGATAGATCTGGGCAACATCCCCAACCATGCCGGCCAACTGCCGCGCTTCCTCAATTTGGCCGAGATTCCCGGCCTGGTGCATCACAACAATGTTTACGCCATTCCGTATACCTATTCGGAAATGGGGTTGATCTATAACCGAAAAACCGTCAAGACCATTCCGGACTCGATGTCCGCGATGTGGGACCCCGACTATCGCGGCCGGGTGCTGGCGTTTAATGCCAGCAATCATAACTTTTCGGTCGTGGGCCTGCTGATGGGGGTGCAAAATCCTTTCAACATGAATGACGCCGAACTCGGGCAGGCCGCCAAGCAATTAATCGGCCTGCGCCGCAATGTATTGACCTTTTACGCCACCGCCGAGGAAGCCGCCGCGCTATTTGCCAAATACGACATCGCGTTGATTTTCGGCAATTACGGCGCCCAGCAACTCAAAACTCTGCGCGAACAGGGTGCCGACATCGGTTACATTATTCCGAAGGAAGGCGCGCTGGCCTGGCTGGATTGCTGGGCAATCACGCCGGAAGCCGGCAACAAGAAATTGGCCGAACAATGGATCGATTTCATGCTGGAAAAAACCATCAGCCAACAATTAACCGACAAGCACGGGCTCGCCAACACCATTACCCCGTTTCCGGAAAGCCGGCATAACGACAAGATCATCTGGCTGGAACCCTTGGCGGAACCGATAAAACGGAAGGAATTGTGGGACCGCATCATTTCAGGCGACAGCCCCGAGACATTTTAA
- a CDS encoding NAD(P)-dependent alcohol dehydrogenase: protein MLKSYGYAAYNSQTPLRSYHFDRRDPGPGDVLIEILYCGVCHSDIHQARNEWKGTSYPIVPGHEIIGRVVQVGGKVTAFQEGDLAGVGCMVDACGTCPECRDHQEQYCDQTVFTYNSPDPHTGKMTYGGYSNQIVVDQRFVLRISDSLDLAAVAPLLCAGITTYSPLRHWNIGQGHKVGIVGLGGLGHMGVKFAHAFGAHVVLFTTSPNKVEDGLRLGADEVVISTDPDQMQQHPQSFDFILNTVAAPHDLDQYLTLLKRDGTLCLIGVPDSPHPTPSVGNLIFRRRTLAGSLIGGIRETQEMLDFCAQHNIVSDIELIPIQAINTAYERMLKSDVKYRFVIDMSTLQA, encoded by the coding sequence ATGCTAAAAAGTTACGGTTATGCGGCTTATAACTCGCAAACGCCGCTACGCTCTTACCATTTCGACCGCCGCGACCCTGGTCCTGGGGATGTGCTGATCGAAATTCTGTATTGCGGCGTCTGTCATAGCGACATCCACCAAGCCCGCAACGAATGGAAAGGCACCAGCTATCCCATCGTGCCGGGTCATGAAATCATCGGCCGAGTGGTCCAAGTCGGCGGCAAAGTCACCGCCTTTCAGGAAGGCGATCTGGCCGGTGTCGGTTGCATGGTCGATGCCTGCGGCACCTGCCCGGAATGCCGGGACCATCAGGAACAATATTGCGACCAAACGGTGTTTACCTATAACAGTCCCGACCCGCATACAGGCAAAATGACCTATGGTGGTTATTCCAACCAGATTGTGGTCGACCAGCGCTTCGTGCTGCGTATTTCGGACTCGCTCGACCTAGCCGCCGTGGCACCCTTGCTGTGCGCCGGCATCACCACCTATTCGCCGTTACGCCACTGGAACATCGGCCAGGGTCACAAGGTCGGCATCGTCGGTCTTGGCGGCCTGGGCCACATGGGCGTTAAATTCGCCCATGCCTTCGGCGCGCATGTGGTGTTATTCACGACCTCGCCCAACAAGGTCGAGGACGGCCTGCGTCTGGGCGCGGATGAAGTGGTGATTTCAACCGACCCAGACCAGATGCAACAACATCCGCAAAGCTTCGATTTCATTCTGAACACGGTAGCCGCCCCGCACGATCTGGACCAGTACCTGACCTTGCTGAAACGCGACGGCACCTTGTGCCTGATCGGTGTACCGGATAGTCCGCATCCGACGCCCAGTGTCGGCAATCTGATTTTCCGGCGCCGGACACTGGCGGGTTCCTTGATAGGCGGTATCCGCGAAACCCAGGAAATGCTGGATTTTTGCGCTCAACATAACATTGTCTCGGACATCGAATTAATCCCGATTCAAGCCATCAACACAGCCTATGAAAGAATGTTGAAAAGCGATGTCAAATACCGGTTCGTAATCGACATGTCGACCCTGCAAGCTTGA
- a CDS encoding type II and III secretion system protein, with the protein MLQNQVIADDSVMEVLELRNRPASEIQPLLLPLLEAGEVVNGNGFNLIVKTNPERMQTLRGLVKQLDTRLHNLTISVLQSSHRSAEQLNAEAAIAISRSTTRMQGMVGDTSDLDSRQTAQQLRTLEGQAAHIQVGAVRPVQNITVYDSGYGYPGVASSTQMQEASSGFAATPRLIGNDQVMIEIAPWSDRFLTNGGLETQNIQTSVRARLGEWIEIGGSGIREDSDSRGMNGLNVGTGKHELRILIKVERAD; encoded by the coding sequence TTGCTTCAGAACCAAGTAATCGCCGACGACAGCGTGATGGAAGTCCTCGAACTACGCAACCGCCCCGCCTCCGAGATTCAACCCTTGTTGCTTCCCTTGCTGGAAGCCGGCGAGGTGGTCAACGGCAACGGTTTCAACCTGATCGTCAAAACCAACCCGGAACGCATGCAAACCCTACGCGGCTTGGTCAAGCAGCTCGATACCCGTTTGCATAATCTGACCATCTCGGTGTTGCAAAGCAGCCATCGATCCGCCGAACAACTCAACGCCGAAGCCGCCATTGCCATCTCGCGCTCGACCACCCGAATGCAAGGCATGGTCGGCGACACCAGTGACCTGGACAGCCGGCAAACGGCGCAACAGTTACGCACCTTGGAAGGCCAAGCCGCCCATATCCAGGTGGGAGCGGTCAGACCGGTTCAAAACATCACGGTTTACGATTCCGGCTATGGTTATCCGGGGGTGGCCAGCAGCACCCAAATGCAAGAAGCCAGCAGCGGTTTTGCCGCCACGCCTCGGCTGATAGGCAACGATCAGGTGATGATAGAGATTGCGCCGTGGTCGGATCGTTTTCTGACTAATGGCGGCCTGGAAACTCAAAATATCCAGACATCGGTCCGCGCCAGACTCGGCGAATGGATTGAAATCGGCGGCAGCGGCATTCGTGAAGATTCCGATAGCCGAGGCATGAACGGCTTGAATGTCGGCACCGGCAAACACGAACTGCGAATACTGATCAAAGTCGAGCGAGCTGATTGA
- the glgA gene encoding glycogen synthase GlgA — MKKILFASSETHPLIKTGGLADVAGSLPIALTSLGQDVRVIMPNYQSIRNCEAGRYLCTVRVNNCDVNLLETHLPNSNVIVWLVDYPAFFNHPGNPYTDENGIPWHDIGDRFALFCRIVAEVAMNRAYLDWKPDVVHCNDWQTGLVPALLSLEEHRPATVFTIHNMAYQGVFPSNAHTLLNLPGQLWHPDGLEYHGMLSFIKGGLSYSDWITTVSPTYAQEIQTPEFGYGLEGLLAHRQHTLSGIINGINDSVWNPETDPHIARNYSSKTLGKKVDNKTALQEKLGLPIDPELPLFGLIGRLVDQKGIDLVLNCLKEMTGMPLQFALLGSGDNSIQLRLQDFARLYPDKISITIGYDENLAHLIEAGSDMFLMPSRFEPCGLNQMYSQRYGTLPIVRKTGGLADTVVDALPDTIKNGSASGFVFKEAAPGALMETIKRALVLHANQPLWEELQRNAMSKDFSWENSANQYLALYREI, encoded by the coding sequence ATGAAAAAAATACTCTTCGCCAGCAGCGAAACCCATCCATTAATCAAAACCGGCGGACTGGCGGATGTGGCCGGCAGCCTGCCGATCGCGCTAACCAGCCTGGGCCAGGATGTGCGCGTGATCATGCCCAATTACCAGTCCATCAGGAACTGCGAAGCGGGCCGCTATCTGTGTACCGTGCGGGTTAACAACTGCGACGTCAATTTGCTGGAAACCCATTTACCGAACAGCAACGTCATCGTCTGGCTGGTCGATTACCCCGCCTTCTTCAATCATCCGGGCAATCCCTACACCGACGAAAACGGCATTCCCTGGCACGACATCGGCGACCGTTTTGCATTGTTTTGCCGAATCGTGGCCGAAGTGGCGATGAATCGGGCTTATCTGGACTGGAAGCCGGACGTGGTGCATTGCAACGACTGGCAGACCGGCTTGGTCCCGGCCCTGTTGTCGCTGGAGGAGCATAGGCCAGCCACCGTGTTCACCATCCACAACATGGCTTATCAAGGTGTTTTTCCCAGCAATGCCCACACCTTGCTGAATCTGCCAGGCCAGTTATGGCATCCGGACGGTCTGGAATACCATGGCATGCTGTCGTTTATCAAGGGCGGCTTGAGCTATTCGGACTGGATCACCACGGTCAGCCCGACCTACGCCCAGGAAATACAAACCCCGGAATTCGGTTACGGCCTGGAAGGCTTGCTGGCCCACCGCCAACACACGCTGTCCGGCATCATCAACGGCATCAATGACTCGGTGTGGAATCCGGAAACCGATCCTCACATCGCGCGAAACTACTCCAGCAAGACCCTGGGAAAAAAGGTCGACAACAAAACCGCATTGCAGGAAAAACTCGGATTGCCGATCGACCCGGAACTGCCGCTGTTCGGTCTGATCGGCCGACTAGTTGATCAGAAAGGCATCGATCTGGTGCTGAACTGTCTAAAGGAAATGACCGGCATGCCCTTGCAGTTCGCTTTATTAGGCAGTGGCGATAACAGTATACAGCTGCGATTACAGGATTTTGCTCGCCTGTATCCGGACAAAATCTCCATCACCATCGGTTACGATGAAAATCTGGCGCATCTGATCGAAGCCGGCTCCGACATGTTCTTGATGCCGTCCCGCTTCGAACCCTGCGGCCTGAACCAGATGTATAGCCAGCGTTACGGCACCTTGCCTATCGTCAGAAAGACCGGCGGACTGGCCGACACCGTGGTCGATGCGCTGCCGGATACGATCAAAAACGGCAGCGCCAGCGGCTTTGTATTTAAGGAAGCGGCCCCCGGCGCGCTGATGGAAACGATCAAGCGCGCTCTGGTTTTGCATGCCAACCAACCTCTGTGGGAGGAGTTGCAGCGCAACGCCATGAGCAAGGATTTTTCCTGGGAAAACAGTGCCAATCAGTATCTGGCGCTCTACCGTGAAATCTAA
- the glgB gene encoding 1,4-alpha-glucan branching protein GlgB has protein sequence MTKPSKKNTLDSDLIKIIEAKHHDPFSVLGRHFVKDAGVIRAFLPYAETVTIGKSGPDMQRLPGTDLFEYRPAKDEIADHYQLCWTDKDGHDHVDYDPYCFGPVLPEFDQHLFAEGRHWHIYQKLGSHLHRIDGIDGVYFAVWAPNAERVSVIGDFNRWDGRCHPMRNLGGSGIWEIFIPGLTTGCLYKFEIRNVHSGQVLVKTDPYGQQFEFRPQTAAIVVNEDSYTWGDGEWMERRPKHDWLHNPMSIYEVHLGSWQRDPRGNFLDYRELATRLVDYVKMMGFTHIELLPITEHPLDLSWGYQTTGYFAPTSRHGNPDDFRYFVDHCHQNGIGVILDWVPAHFPKDSFALGRFDGTPLYEHEDPRKGEHRDWGTLIYNYSRNEVKNFLLSSAFFWLEEFHLDGLRVDAVASMLYLDYSREANEWIPNMYGGNENLEAIDFLRHMNAVTHEQHPGTVIMAEESTSWPQVTRPTWTGGLGFSMKWNMGWMHDILHYMQEQPIHRSYHHDSLTFGLLYAFTENFVLPFSHDEVVHGKQSLLNKMPGDEWQRFANLRLLYTLMFTYPGKKLLFMGCEFAQGTEWSVNRDLDWYVLDYAHHRGVQTLVKDLNKLYASHSALYQFDFDHHGFEWIDCHDYQQSIISYRRKSANEDLIVILNFTPVPRENYRIGVPREGVYHEIFNSDSEYYDGGNLGNGHVHSEPQPWMNLQHSITVTLPPLAGIILKM, from the coding sequence ATGACCAAACCAAGCAAAAAAAACACGCTTGATTCCGACTTGATAAAAATCATCGAAGCTAAACATCACGATCCCTTTTCCGTCCTGGGCCGCCATTTCGTGAAGGATGCCGGCGTGATCAGAGCCTTCCTGCCTTACGCCGAAACCGTTACAATCGGCAAAAGCGGTCCGGACATGCAACGCCTCCCCGGAACCGATTTATTCGAATACCGTCCCGCCAAGGATGAGATTGCCGACCACTACCAATTGTGCTGGACCGACAAGGACGGCCACGACCACGTGGATTACGACCCTTACTGCTTTGGACCGGTCCTGCCCGAGTTTGACCAGCATTTATTCGCCGAAGGCAGACATTGGCATATTTATCAAAAACTGGGCTCGCATCTGCATCGGATTGACGGCATCGACGGCGTCTACTTTGCGGTCTGGGCTCCCAATGCCGAACGCGTCAGCGTGATCGGCGACTTCAACCGCTGGGATGGCCGTTGCCATCCGATGCGTAATCTGGGCGGCAGCGGTATTTGGGAAATTTTCATTCCCGGATTGACCACCGGCTGCTTGTATAAATTTGAAATTCGTAACGTTCACAGCGGCCAAGTTTTGGTCAAGACCGATCCCTACGGCCAACAATTCGAATTCCGCCCGCAGACCGCCGCCATTGTCGTCAATGAGGACAGTTATACTTGGGGAGATGGCGAATGGATGGAACGCCGGCCCAAGCATGATTGGCTGCATAACCCGATGTCGATCTACGAAGTCCATCTAGGTTCGTGGCAACGCGATCCGCGTGGTAATTTCCTGGATTACCGCGAGCTGGCGACCCGGCTGGTCGATTACGTCAAGATGATGGGCTTTACCCATATCGAATTGTTGCCGATCACCGAACATCCGCTGGACCTGTCCTGGGGCTACCAGACCACCGGCTATTTCGCCCCCACCAGCCGACACGGCAACCCGGACGATTTCCGCTACTTCGTCGACCATTGCCATCAAAACGGCATCGGCGTGATTCTGGACTGGGTACCCGCCCACTTTCCGAAAGACAGTTTTGCCCTGGGCCGCTTCGACGGCACGCCGCTGTACGAACACGAAGACCCGCGCAAGGGCGAGCACCGCGACTGGGGCACCCTGATCTACAACTACAGCCGCAACGAAGTGAAAAACTTCCTGCTGTCCAGCGCCTTCTTCTGGCTGGAAGAGTTTCACCTGGACGGTCTGCGGGTGGACGCGGTGGCCTCGATGCTGTACCTCGATTATTCCCGCGAAGCCAACGAATGGATACCCAACATGTACGGCGGCAACGAAAATCTGGAAGCCATCGACTTCCTTCGCCACATGAACGCCGTCACCCACGAGCAGCATCCCGGCACCGTGATCATGGCCGAGGAATCGACCTCCTGGCCGCAAGTGACCCGTCCGACCTGGACCGGCGGCCTGGGTTTCTCGATGAAATGGAACATGGGCTGGATGCACGACATTCTGCATTACATGCAGGAACAACCCATCCACCGCTCCTACCACCACGATTCGTTGACCTTCGGCCTGCTGTACGCCTTTACCGAAAACTTCGTGCTGCCGTTCTCGCACGACGAAGTCGTGCACGGTAAACAGTCGCTGCTCAACAAAATGCCGGGCGACGAATGGCAACGCTTCGCCAATTTGCGTCTACTGTATACCCTGATGTTTACTTATCCAGGTAAGAAATTACTGTTCATGGGCTGCGAGTTTGCCCAAGGCACCGAATGGAGCGTCAACCGCGATCTGGATTGGTATGTGCTGGATTATGCCCATCATCGGGGCGTGCAAACCCTGGTCAAGGACTTGAATAAACTCTACGCCAGCCATTCGGCCTTGTATCAATTCGATTTCGACCATCACGGCTTCGAGTGGATAGACTGCCACGATTACCAACAGTCCATCATCAGTTATCGGCGCAAATCCGCCAACGAAGATTTGATCGTGATCCTTAACTTTACCCCGGTTCCGCGCGAAAATTATCGGATCGGCGTACCCAGGGAAGGGGTTTACCATGAAATCTTCAACTCCGATTCGGAATACTACGACGGCGGCAATCTCGGCAACGGCCACGTCCACTCCGAACCGCAGCCCTGGATGAACTTGCAACATTCCATTACGGTGACCCTGCCTCCCTTGGCCGGGATTATTCTTAAAATGTAA
- the glgC gene encoding glucose-1-phosphate adenylyltransferase has product MLVVNSQQPQRRINELTRNTIALILAGGRGSRLKQMTDWRAKPAVPFGGKFRIIDFPLSNCINSDIRKIGILTQYKADSLIRHVQQGWGFLRGEFGEYVDLMPAQQRHDEHSWYQGTADAVFQNIDILRARNPEFVLVLAGDHIYKMDYSAMLADHVINKADLTIGCIEVPLEEARAFGVMDVDDNRRVRAFVEKPENPPLMPGRENTALASMGIYVFNAGFLFEQLIKDADSKGSSRDFGKDIIPSVIEKYRINAYPFLDLQSGQQSYWRDVGTIDAYWAANMELIGVKPDLNLYDNTWPIWTYQAQTPPAKFVFDDDDRRGQAIDSMVSGGCVISGATVRHSLLFSEVRVNSYSEVNDSVILPEVNIARHCRITKAIVEKACQIPEGTVIGEDRAEDEKRFQVSEGGVVLVTPEMLGQRRHYVR; this is encoded by the coding sequence ATGTTAGTCGTCAACTCACAACAACCGCAGAGACGGATCAATGAATTAACCCGCAACACCATCGCCTTGATCTTGGCCGGTGGGCGAGGATCCAGGCTCAAGCAAATGACCGACTGGCGTGCCAAGCCCGCGGTACCTTTCGGAGGTAAATTCCGTATCATCGACTTCCCGCTATCGAATTGCATCAATTCCGATATTCGTAAAATCGGTATTTTGACGCAGTACAAGGCCGATTCGCTGATCCGCCATGTACAGCAAGGCTGGGGCTTCCTCAGGGGCGAGTTCGGCGAGTATGTCGATCTGATGCCGGCTCAGCAGCGGCACGATGAACACTCGTGGTATCAGGGTACCGCCGATGCGGTTTTTCAAAACATCGACATACTGCGAGCCAGAAATCCCGAGTTCGTGTTGGTGTTGGCGGGCGATCATATTTACAAAATGGATTATTCGGCCATGCTGGCGGACCATGTCATCAACAAGGCCGATTTGACTATCGGCTGTATCGAGGTGCCGCTGGAGGAAGCCCGAGCCTTCGGCGTGATGGATGTGGACGATAACCGTAGGGTCAGGGCGTTTGTCGAAAAACCCGAAAATCCCCCGCTGATGCCGGGCCGTGAAAATACGGCGTTGGCCTCGATGGGGATCTACGTATTCAATGCCGGTTTCCTGTTTGAACAACTGATCAAGGATGCCGATTCGAAGGGCTCCAGCCGCGATTTTGGTAAGGACATCATTCCCTCGGTGATCGAGAAATACCGGATCAATGCCTACCCGTTTTTGGATTTGCAAAGCGGACAGCAAAGCTACTGGCGCGATGTGGGAACCATCGATGCCTACTGGGCGGCAAATATGGAGTTGATCGGCGTCAAACCCGACCTGAATTTATACGACAACACCTGGCCGATCTGGACCTATCAAGCACAAACACCGCCGGCCAAGTTTGTATTCGACGATGACGATCGCCGTGGCCAGGCCATAGATTCCATGGTTTCGGGGGGCTGTGTGATTTCCGGGGCGACGGTGCGCCATTCCTTGCTATTTTCCGAAGTTAGGGTAAATTCCTATAGCGAAGTGAATGACTCGGTGATTTTGCCCGAGGTCAATATTGCCAGGCATTGCCGCATAACCAAGGCCATCGTTGAAAAGGCCTGCCAAATCCCGGAAGGAACAGTGATAGGCGAAGACAGAGCGGAAGACGAAAAACGTTTTCAAGTCAGCGAGGGCGGGGTGGTGTTGGTAACCCCAGAGATGTTGGGTCAGAGACGGCACTATGTCAGATAA
- a CDS encoding glycoside hydrolase family 57 protein, whose protein sequence is MSDKTLKLVLCWHMHQPEYRDRHSGEFKLPWTYLHVIKDYVDMAAHLEAVPTAKAVVNFAPILLEQIEDYSNQVNSFLQDRIAIKDPLLAALVEPSVSANSEKRLKLLRDCRKANRQRQIERYPMFRKLTEMAEWIQSHQDAVNYINAQFVTDSLVWYHLVWMGETVKLTDYRVQRLIEKASGFSLHDRIELLEVIGDLLSKVMYRYKSLARKGSVELSVTPYAHPIMPLMLDINSALEAMPNAQLPGLKTYPGGEERVRWHLAKGVDTFKHFFGFEPLGCWPSEGSISEDTLRLLSDYGFNWTASGGNVLHNSLHASGISGISSVHHPFRLLSSHIPCFFRDDGLSDLIGFEYSKWHADDAVADLIQHLETIADCSDAGSVVSIIMDGENAWEYFPDNGYHFLSALYQRLADHPRIELTTFSECLRQDVVIKSLPKLVAGSWVYGTFSTWIGDADKNCGWDMLGDVKKAFDKAVSSGRLSESDQAIAEMQLAVCEGSDWFWWFGDYNPGEAVSDFEKQYRLNLSNLYRLLGEDTPAYLALSFTQGSGAPAMGGAMRRGNEI, encoded by the coding sequence ATGTCAGATAAGACTCTGAAGCTGGTGCTATGTTGGCATATGCACCAGCCGGAGTATAGGGACAGGCATAGTGGCGAGTTCAAACTGCCTTGGACTTATCTGCATGTAATCAAGGATTATGTCGACATGGCCGCGCATCTTGAGGCCGTGCCGACAGCCAAGGCGGTTGTGAATTTTGCCCCGATCCTGCTGGAACAGATCGAGGATTATTCGAATCAGGTCAACAGTTTCTTGCAGGACAGGATTGCGATCAAGGATCCCTTGTTGGCGGCGCTGGTTGAGCCGAGCGTCTCCGCCAATTCCGAAAAACGTTTGAAATTGCTGCGCGATTGCCGCAAAGCCAACCGTCAGCGCCAGATTGAACGTTATCCGATGTTTCGGAAACTGACCGAAATGGCGGAGTGGATTCAATCCCACCAGGATGCGGTAAATTACATCAATGCCCAATTCGTTACCGACAGTCTGGTCTGGTACCATTTGGTCTGGATGGGCGAAACAGTCAAATTGACCGATTACAGGGTTCAGCGCCTGATAGAAAAAGCCAGTGGTTTTTCCTTGCATGACAGGATAGAGTTGCTGGAAGTGATAGGCGATTTGTTGTCCAAGGTTATGTACCGGTATAAATCGTTGGCCCGCAAAGGCAGCGTCGAATTGTCGGTCACCCCTTATGCTCATCCCATCATGCCGCTGATGTTGGATATTAATAGTGCGCTGGAAGCCATGCCAAATGCGCAACTGCCGGGCTTGAAGACATATCCCGGCGGTGAGGAAAGGGTGCGCTGGCATTTGGCCAAGGGCGTGGATACGTTTAAACATTTCTTTGGCTTCGAACCTCTGGGATGTTGGCCATCCGAAGGTAGTATCAGCGAGGATACGCTGAGGTTATTATCCGACTACGGATTTAACTGGACAGCCAGTGGCGGTAATGTACTGCATAATAGTCTGCACGCTTCGGGCATTTCCGGCATAAGTTCGGTGCACCATCCTTTCAGGTTGTTGTCCAGCCATATCCCCTGTTTTTTCCGGGATGATGGTTTGTCGGACTTGATCGGTTTCGAATATTCGAAATGGCACGCGGACGATGCGGTGGCTGATTTGATCCAGCATTTGGAGACTATCGCCGATTGCTCGGACGCGGGATCGGTGGTCTCGATTATCATGGATGGCGAGAATGCCTGGGAATATTTTCCCGATAACGGCTATCATTTTCTGAGCGCTTTATATCAACGCCTAGCGGATCATCCTCGAATAGAATTAACCACCTTTTCCGAATGTTTGCGGCAAGATGTGGTTATAAAATCCTTGCCCAAATTAGTCGCGGGCAGTTGGGTTTATGGTACGTTCTCGACCTGGATCGGTGATGCGGATAAGAATTGCGGTTGGGACATGCTGGGAGATGTCAAAAAAGCTTTCGATAAGGCGGTTTCCAGCGGCCGGCTTTCGGAGTCGGATCAGGCGATAGCCGAAATGCAGCTTGCCGTGTGCGAGGGTTCGGACTGGTTCTGGTGGTTTGGGGATTACAATCCCGGTGAAGCGGTCAGTGATTTCGAGAAACAATACCGGCTTAACCTATCCAATCTGTATCGGCTGTTAGGTGAAGACACGCCGGCATATTTGGCTTTATCCTTTACTCAAGGTAGCGGGGCGCCCGCTATGGGTGGTGCCATGCGGCGCGGAAACGAAATTTAA